TAGAAAATTCCCAGGGCGAAGGCGCTCCAGGCGAGTCCGTAGCGGGTTTCGGCAACCAGCATCCCCTGCAGGGTAAAGGCGATCAGCGGGGTGCCGAAGACCAGCGTTGCGTCGATATAGCCGCGCAGGTCGGGCGCTTGGCGCAGGGCGAAGAGGAGGGCGACCGCCACGTAAAGGAAGAAAAAGAGGACGAGGAACGGCTCGGTCGTGGCGAAATAGGCCGGTTGGTAGTAGTTGAAACCCCAGAAGCTGCCGATGACGAAGGTGAAAAGAAAGCCGACCAGATTGAGCAGCCGCCAGGCCTGCTGCCAGGCGATGGCGAGAATGGCGACGTTGAGCAGCAGGTAGTAGGAAAAAAGCATGACATGGTTGCCGCTGCCGGTCGAGGCGAGGAGCGGGGCGAGAAAGCCGCCGGTGACGGCAAGCACCGCCAGGGACTGCGAGAGCTGACGCACGGCGAGGGCCGCCGAGATGGCCGCCATGGCGGTGAGTACGGCCAGGGTCGGCAGGGGCGAGAGAAGGCCGTAGAGGCGGAAAGCGGCGAAGACCGTCAGGTAGAGGATGCCGAGACCGCCCCCCTGCAGGGCGAGGGCGTAGCCCCGGCGCCGGAAGCGCAGCCGCCAGCCGGTGATCAGCAGAGCGAGCCCGCCGAGGCCGGCGGCGGCGAGACGCACTTCGACAGAGAGCCGTTGGTGTTCGACGGCATATTTGAGCAGAAAGGCGACGCCGAAGAAGAGGAGGATAACCCCGATCTTTACCAGCAGGTTGCCGCCGGCGAAAAAGTCCCGGACGGCCGAGAGGATGGTCTCGCCCCCCGTCGGTCGTGTTTGGCCCAACTCTTCCTCAAAGACGAAGCTCTCCTCTTCGATGGCGGGCTCCGGCGCGCGAGCGGACCGGAGCGGTTCCTTCACACCTCCCGCTTCCGCTACCGGTTGTACCGCCTGTGGCCGTGCTTCGGGTCGGCAAGGGGGCGAGATCGCCTCCGCTTTCAGCCGCTCCACGTTCT
The window above is part of the Desulfuromonadales bacterium genome. Proteins encoded here:
- a CDS encoding DUF2339 domain-containing protein codes for the protein MSFVFILLGAFIGGSGYGFEGALLGGGIGLLLGQILSLRERLTHLEQNVERLKAEAISPPCRPEARPQAVQPVAEAGGVKEPLRSARAPEPAIEEESFVFEEELGQTRPTGGETILSAVRDFFAGGNLLVKIGVILLFFGVAFLLKYAVEHQRLSVEVRLAAAGLGGLALLITGWRLRFRRRGYALALQGGGLGILYLTVFAAFRLYGLLSPLPTLAVLTAMAAISAALAVRQLSQSLAVLAVTGGFLAPLLASTGSGNHVMLFSYYLLLNVAILAIAWQQAWRLLNLVGFLFTFVIGSFWGFNYYQPAYFATTEPFLVLFFFLYVAVALLFALRQAPDLRGYIDATLVFGTPLIAFTLQGMLVAETRYGLAWSAFALGIF